The Primulina huaijiensis isolate GDHJ02 chromosome 6, ASM1229523v2, whole genome shotgun sequence genomic sequence AACGAATTCCAACTGAGGAAGTGAAAAAAGGAACATCTTTTCCATTCACAGGCAAAAGCGAAACTCACCATGCTTTGCCACATCTGTTTCTGATTCTCCATCCCTTGACCCAGAAGGCTGTTCTGAGTTTGAGTTGCCAGGACCATCAACAGCTGTTTGTAGAGGTGGGGGTGGGGGTGGCAGAGGTTTGTTCTTTGACCTCTCATCTAGCATGCTAGTAAGCTTTTCAAGAGCCTCACGGTCTGCTTCCATGTCTTCATCAGTTACAATACCAAAATTGGCATCATCACGATTTTCCTTATTCAATTTTTCCCCGTCATCTTTTTTCTCTTCCTCTAAAGAAGGCTTCACAGACTCATTTTTATCAGAACCTGATGCAGTTGGTTCCCCTGTCCCAGAAACTTCTGTTTCTGATCCTTGGATAGTCTTCgtgctttcaatttttttcttcacataattttcaagataaaCAGAAGTTGCTTGATTAACTTTTAACTGCAAATTCATCAAGTCCACTAAATATAAGCCAAAAAGAAGTCCAACATTTTTACGAGAAAATTGATAATTTAGAAGAAAGTTATAGGCGAAAGTTATTTACATTACGAGAATGCATCCGGGGTTATTGAAAAAAGGCCCTATCAAGACAGAGATATTAACTATGCTATCAAGAAAGAGATATGAACTATGAGAAGGAAACAATTAGCATGTGATTTTAGTTTAAATTTGATATATCACATTGACTTGTGTTTAGTGAGTACTCTGTAGACTGAGATATTTATTTCAACCATCAAAGCCAAATACTTAGCAAGAAGAAAAGATTTTCTGGCAATCCAGTGTCTTGAAGTGAAGATTGCCAGCTTGAAAAAATATTGGACAATTATTGAACAAGTGTCAAATACCATTAACTCCTGTCCATCGACATATAATTTATTGAGAAGTCGCATTGCACGAAGAACTCCTACAGCAAACTCAAACTCGCAAAATCCAAAGCCTTTCAGAATCCCATTAGTAGGATCTTGCACCCGTTTCCAACCCTCTACAGGCCCACAAAGCttcagaaaaaataaaaagtaagatTTCATTGAAGTGAGCACACAGTACATTAGACTCgataagtttaaaaaaaaaagtggcaGCCAAGTATAAAGTACGATTCTTGTACTTGCAACAGAGAAAGCATGAAATCATTTTCCACAGTTGacgatatcttcccaacatatACAGTTGTCTGCGGCTTCTCAGTTATTACAGCACTTGGGATAAAAGGTTGCCTAACAACAGGAGAAGTAAAAGGACCACGGATTCCAATGATCGGCGGACGTGCCAGAGACGGCATGACACCAACAAGCGGTGTTGGAGGAATCCTGGACGTATCATTGGGGCATAAGGAGAAGGATAACAAACGCCTGCACAAGGAGACACGAGATCTAGGCTAATGTGTCAGAATTTGTTCGCGACAACATACAATGTTCCTTCATATAGCTGGAAATCATGTGTATAAAAGAACCAATATGACAAATCATCCGTTGttaccaaaaaaataaacagGTACGACAACATTCACCAGCAGAATATAGAACCTGAAGGGACATCAAAACAATATAACTCGAATTCATGAATCAGGAATAAGTGAACAGATCATAACCTCACTTGTAAAACAGAATGCGGATCAAAAACTATCCAATTCCAGGCACCGTATGCGAAGATTTAATTTGAGTTTTGAGAAGAGAAAATCAACTTCTCACTCACGCTAGagcgataaaaaaaaaacagaactAAGATAAAggcctaaaacatttaattacattaCCCCATATCAATGGTTTTAGGTGTCATTTTAATAAAATGCATAGAAAACTAAAACCAAATTGGGAACGAGAAGATTGTGATACCTTGATTGACATAGGCATGGCTGCAGTCAACTTTTAATAGAGTCTGCTGTCGgcaattcaaaaattaaaatcccatGAAAGGGATAAACATTCTTATAACTACAACAAGTATCCTCATGATTAAAATAGGAGTACCAGAAATGCGTTGTATTTCATCAGAGGCAAATCACATTTTGTTCAGCCTATTACCTGGACTTCAGTTAGATGCTTTTTTTTCCTATTCCTTGTTTTCTATGAATTAATATTACAGACATTATCATTCTAGTACTAAATTGGCACTTAAGCTAAATTAATCAAAGAAACCAAACAAATAAATTGCATTCATACCAACAAAAAAGGAGTTGAAGCATTGGGATACTCAGTAGTCTCTAATGAAGCCTTCCAACCTTTCCCAACGTAATCAATCATGAGTGCAATGTAGGAGAAAACATAGTCATCGATACCCCTAAATCCAACCAACATATAGCTCTCCCCACACCTTAATGACACTCATTCTTCCTTTTTCatcaacatatcatatcatactaTATAAATGAAGCTCAAGTATGAATATGTATTATAGTCCTAGTTTCAACATGATGTTAATGCCTACGTGGCATACAATAGAATCAAGGCAATCCACTGCCAAGTTCATCACAGCTTAAAACGTTTAGAAGTGCTAAGTCGTATaactttaaaattcaaaattacagcaaactttttatttttgaattaaccATGTAATATtaactcaaaaaatatttcataagaTGATGCATATGAAGAACAAGACATCACACACAGTTAAATTAAGAGAGGGCGAGACAGTGTCAGAAACGGAGAAAGGACCCACCCGGAGATGGCATCGAACCTTGGGGAAAAGTCTGAGGGGTCGGGGGATAGCCATTTGGCAGGGGCATTGGGTATCTTAAAGGCTGCGAGGCCATGGCATAAGGAGGCGTAAAAACCTGCTGCGCCAGAGCCATTAAAAATTGAGGCGGCGCGCCACTCCCGAATCCCGAAGCTGAAGCCATCGTCACATGCAGCATCGCGCTCACCCCCGGCGGCGGAACTCCGTGATTCTGATATGGAGGAACAGGTGAAAACAGGGGCGTGGAGCCGGAAGAGGGAACCGGAACAAGAGGAACAGCAAGGCGAAAGGATGGCTGGATCGACGGCGGAGGAGGCGCGCTCATATTAGGGAAAGGGGTTAGCGATGAGGAAGATAGATCGGATTGGATGGATGGTTTGGGGGTCGAATTATCGGAATCTGGTTGGTCATTAGTGAGAACGGGATCGGTGGCAGCTGTTTCCGGCAGCGTGGCTGGCTCCGCCATTGATTCTAAGCTGGTTGTCACAATAAACCTGGGTCAGTAAGTCGGGATCGGGATCGGGCCCTAATCCAATTTGTGGCATAACTGCTACCATTTTTATCATTgttaattaataataacaaaGCTCGTTATATActtatttttctatatatttttaatcattgaATCGATTGAGGAATTTATTTTGtgtatatttaaaattcatcacgttggatttttttaaatctgaagttaaattggttacacatttttctatacttttaatttagatATATTAAcgaaaataatcataagaaaaaaaaactaccAAATATTGAAATTAGACTATAAAAAAAAGTCATTTAAATTAGGATTGagaaaatattcaaatacaacattaaattaaatttttcattatttttccaGTGGAAGTTATTAAATTTAACGGGAGAATAAAAACTAGCATTTAATTGTTTGCACTGCTGACTTAACATCACTTTTGCATTTGGGTCAACCCAACCAGTTTATTTATATTGATTTGATTACAAGCGACTGGATAGCTGAAAGCCTCTCTCTTACgtatctaattatatatttaaatttagagTAGGTTTttttttgagacggtctcaagaatctttatctgtgagacgagtcaatcttactgatattcacaataaaaagtaatacttttaacataaaaaatattactttttatggatgacccaaataataaattcgtctcacaaaatacgacccgtgagatcgtctcacacaaatttttaccttaAATTTAATGTTGATCATATATGCATGAATATCCATACAACTGAGTGAAGAAGAATAAACCAATTTAATTCCCCCGGATTTGATTGAATAAGCGCAGGTGGATTTTTATTCCATGCTCATAAATATAAGCAAGTGTTCAGTGTTGTTATTCACACATTTGAAAATACGAAGGAGCTATATTCTTTGTAATAATTCcaccattttttttcttctcgcGTAATAAATATGCTATCAAATATTGAGTCCGAGTTTACGATACTTGACCAATGAAATTTCCCTATATTATATTTGAGTGTgattaagaattttgaaatttgattcACCCTTTTAACACATTGCAATCATCTCTTATGGTGGATCAAACACTCAGACTTTGCCGCGACCAATCCTGCTAATCCCGAATTTATTCATCCAAACATCCTCGCATCAGACAATCTCATTTACACACCTAAAATAATACTTTCTATATTTTCTCACTGAATTGGGTATATGACCACCTTACCAGTAGCCCGGTTCGTTTCCAGGTATGAGAAAGCTTCGTTAACCTTGTCGAAAGGGAAGGGTCCCTTAGGATCGATTATCGGATTCACCTTGCCACTCTCCAGATATGGAGTCAGATCCTTTAAATATTCTCCATTTGAAGTGACCACGAATCTGAAACCTGGCGGGGTTACAGCACCGGTTAGGACAACCACACTCCCGCCTTCCTTCACTACTTTCACTGCCCTGTCGCTTTGTCCTGTCATGTTCGAAATAGAGAAAAAATGCATACTTATAACTCATCGAGCCATGATCTAGCAAAGATTGAATGGAGATTATTGAACTCACCAACTGCATCGTAAACTACATCATATTTCTCCGGCATGTCTTCAAAGTTCTCTTTAGTGTAGTCAATAGCTAAGTCAGCACCCAAGCTTTTCAGAAATTCAAGTTTTGATGTGCTGGAAGTGGCAGCTATCTTTGATGCGCCAAACACATGTTTTGCAACCTGTGCAAAGAAGTACTAACTTTTAGTAGAATTTTTGAATTAATGACTAGAACACTTTTCTGTCTGAAgacacgtttttttttttttctcccttTTTCATTTAGAAGATAATTTCAGTAGGCAACATCAGATATAGACCGGATGTAATTCAGTAAGCTACAAATCAGAAAGCACAATACTCAGAATCTCCAACAGCAATTTCAAATGGAGCTACAATAAAAAAGACAAGGATCAATTAgagttttattattttctttaccTGAATCGCAAGCGATCCAACGCCACCAGCTCCACCAAGAACAAGAATGGATTTACCCTCAGAAAAACCAGCCTTAAGAAGGCCTTCGTATGCCGTCTCAATTGCAAGAGGGAGACTGGCCGCCTCCACGAAATCAAGATTCTTAGGCTTCAGGGCCAATAATTTCTCCTCGACGGCAGTGTATTCCGCTAAAGACCCGAACTGTTTTGGTCCATTCAGTGGCTTCTCATTGATGTTTCCATACACTTGATCCCCTTCCTTCAGACCATTCACCTGACTTCCAACTTTAACCACTACGCCGGCAACATCATAGCCTGGAACCGTCTGTGCGGAAAACAAAAGTCGAAAAACAGTTCAATAAAATGTTTCTTTAGTTAGTGACGTACTTGAAATTAAACTAGACCTGATCagtaaagataaaatatttttacattttaCGTGTaactttttataaaaatttaatccaaGTCTCAAATTTCTAAAAGAATTACACAAAAATATACCAATAAATGCAGTTGGGCAGCAATTACCTCTTTACATCAGCCACTGCTCTACTACCAATACATCCAAAACAAAAGACAAAACCAGATTTGACAGGATTATACATTTATACCCAAAAATAGCATAGAGAGAATGAAACGATAATATCAAGAAACAAAAGGGTCATGTTAAAAATTACAGGAAGAGGTGAATCTGTGGCCTGAAATTTCCCTAATCTCCTCTTGAAATCGACAGGGTTAAGCGAAGCAGCAGCAACTTTAATCAGAACCTGATCTCCCTTGACCTCAGGTACGGCAACATTCGACTCAAATTTCAACACATCAACACCCCCATACTCACTGTATGTCCAGGCCTTCATTTCAGAGGGAACTGAGGAAGAAGAAGCAGCAGCAGTTGAGGTTTCCGCAGATGGAGAAGCTGCAATAATTACTCTGAGGTTTCGAGGAGCATCAATGGGTTTTCGGACGAAATGGGTTGGTTTTGCACAGCCTTTTATGCTTAATGGGGAGGATAAAAAAGGAGGTGGATGTTTGGTTAGTGAAGAGTGGAGGATTGATCTCCATTGGAAAGTTGTAGAAGAAAGGATACTGACCATAGTTTTTCAGCTTATCACTTTCGACACTTCATGCTTCTTTATGTGTCATGCACACGGTGAAACAATGCACCAAATCTTTCTAATtctaaaaatctatttttattttttggtcctattaattgaatttaatttttcagaCACACATATATTTgaatacaaattttaaaaaataattgaacaatgttgaaaaattatttaaaaatgtgttaaatatttgtgttgaaaatgtgaatgttgaatgttgaaaattaggtaaaattaggtgttgaatgttgaaaattagtgtgtgatgatgtaggtaatgatgtattttatttttggattatttgtaaaaattttctataaatagatctctcatttgtgaagaaaatcacaattgagttgagagaaaaatattataaagtgtgtagtgtgataattttgagagtttgagatttttacttttttaccgtaaatttttactttttcacaacacgttatcagcacgaagctctaaaagtcctccatatttttccaagctccgaacagaagaaaaaggtaacaaaagtaataatatttattttactgttatttatttattgtttatatatgtaatatataatataatgttattgttagaaataataaaaataattttttcaaaaacttgttataaatcctgggaggatgttaagacgacatcccacactcccggtaagggatacgacaagtataaaagcctataaggttttttaaacaaaataacttatgacacctaattataataatgtgatatgatatacataattatttaaatatgactaatattatatacaccatattattaccataaaattatacaaatacatacatttattttcttatacaccaacggtaataaacggtaacaaaacggctagtttttgctctataaatacaatctcacaaatacattcaatcactccaactttctcttcttctctaaaaattattcttcatcaaattttcgaagaaaaaaagaagatggctttcacgaggttatttttaattattttggttatcatactcaccagtcttgtatttatcggagaatatcctcctcgtgtgttttctttatttttacgaatacttgtacttgttgtttatccattactttgtattgcaatattcattaactaataaaatgcatcgtaatttttagtaccaccatggcaaacttggcaaagctcgaattcatcgctcttgatattactgggaaaaactatatgccatggactcttgatgtagaaatgcatcttgagtcattgggtctaagcgagaccattaaagaaaatggtatatcttcatcacaagaaaaagcaaaagctataatatttttacgacgacaccttgatgaaggtttaaaatgtgaatatctcatcgaaaaagatcccatggctctgtggaaaggattaaaagagagatttgaacatataagggaagttatacttccgaccgcccgtgatgaatggaatatgttaagattccaagactttaaaaaagtcagtgattacaattcagcgatgtatagaataatctcgcagttaaaattttgtggacatgaggttacagaatcggaaatgcttgaaaaaacattttccacgtttcacgcatcaaatataacactacagcaacaatatagagtgcgtggatttgcgagatattctgaactcatcgcctgtcttcttgtggcggaaaagaacaacgagctattaatgagaaatcatcagtcccgacccactggatcaacagcatttccagaagtaaatgctgtaagcaaaaatgaatttaaacctggaaaccaaaatcaaagttacagacaagattttggtcgaggacaaaatcgaggtcgtggtcgtggtcgtggacgtggacgtggacgtggaagtggtcgtggtcgtggacgcggccgtggttttgaaaataatcgagatagttatttctataactcatctcaaaagaacgtcccaaaccacccaccgaaaaggcatcaagagaatatgagtgttaatgagaatcactcaaaaagatttgaaagttcttgtttcagatgtggtactccaggacattggtcccgtatttgtcgagcccctgagcacctttgtaaactttataaagaatcaataaaggggaaagaaaaggagaccaactttactgaacacagtgaacctttgagtggttcaactcattttgatgctggagattttctgattgatttctcagataatgatcaatttgatggtggaataaatatgtaaaatattttattttttatgtattcgtatgataatgttttatagtgtgttatattgtattgtattttattgtcaataattttatttcattgcatatttttttgaagttcaaatatggaaaatgctacgaaccaagctgaagtttgcatacctgatagtggtacaacgcacactatcctccgagataaaagatatttcttggaactaaaaccaacaaaaacaacggtgaatacaatatcaggtcctgtagacttgattaaaggatgtggtaaagcacaatttttgttacctaatggtacaaaatttttgatcaatgatgctttatattcaccacaatcgaaaagaaatttgttgagttttaatgatatatattcccatgggtatgatactcaaacaatgaatgaagggaatgagaaatatatgtgtcttaccacatataaatcaggaaagaaatatgtgattgaaaaactaccaatgctccctactggattgcattatacacatatacgtcccattgaatcaaacatggtaattgataattcttcaatattaaccaattggcatgatcgattaggacatcctggttcaacaatgatgcgaagaattatagaaaatacacatggtcatccattgaaagaccagaagatctttcagaataataagtttcaatgtaaagcatgttctcttggaaaacttattataagaccatcaccagccaaaatccaaactgaatcaccaatgtttcttgaacgtattcagggtgatatttgtggaccaatccatccaccatgtggaccattcagatactttatggtattgattgatgcctccagcagatggtcacatgtatgtttattgtcaactcgaaatgttgcatttgcaagattacttgctcaaataataaaattgaggaatcaatttcccgattatacaatcaagaaaattagacttgataatgctggtgaatttacttcccagactttcaatgattattgtatgtctatgggaatcattgttgagcatcctgttgctcatgtacatactcaaaatggattggctgaatcattgattaaacgtctgcaaatgattgctagaccaatgattatgaaaacaaagctccctatttctatatggggacatgcaattttacatgctgcttcattaattcgcatcagaccaagtgcatatcataaatactccccattgcagcttgcatttggtaaagaaccagacatttctcatctgagaatttttggatgtatggtgtatgtgcctattgcaccacctcaacgaaagaaaatgggacctcaaagaaagattggaatttatattggttatgatagtccatcgatcattcgatatcttgaaccacagacaggcgacgtgttcacagcacgttttgctgattgtcattttaatgaggaaatcttcccaatgttagggggagaacagaaacataccgaaaaagaaattacatggtatgtatcatcattgttacatctggatccaagaacaaaacaatgtgaaaaagatgtacagcaaattgtgcacttgcaaagaatagcaaatcaaataccagatgcatttgcagacacaaaaggggtaactaaatcatatatacatgctgcaaatgcccctgctcgaattgaaattccgaagaaacaaattgaagatagtcatgatgtcattaaacgcctgaagcgtggaaggccagttggttccaaggataaaaatcctcgaaaaagaaaattcatagagaaacacaatgatcacaaaatagagaatgatgttcctg encodes the following:
- the LOC140978558 gene encoding 2-methylene-furan-3-one reductase-like → MVSILSSTTFQWRSILHSSLTKHPPPFLSSPLSIKGCAKPTHFVRKPIDAPRNLRVIIAASPSAETSTAAASSSSVPSEMKAWTYSEYGGVDVLKFESNVAVPEVKGDQVLIKVAAASLNPVDFKRRLGKFQATDSPLPTVPGYDVAGVVVKVGSQVNGLKEGDQVYGNINEKPLNGPKQFGSLAEYTAVEEKLLALKPKNLDFVEAASLPLAIETAYEGLLKAGFSEGKSILVLGGAGGVGSLAIQVAKHVFGASKIAATSSTSKLEFLKSLGADLAIDYTKENFEDMPEKYDVVYDAVGQSDRAVKVVKEGGSVVVLTGAVTPPGFRFVVTSNGEYLKDLTPYLESGKVNPIIDPKGPFPFDKVNEAFSYLETNRATGKVVIYPIQ